The region ctttaaaaagcatgggtcctACATGACTCACACAAGCGTCGTGTGTAGTTAAAaggccacctttaattactcattaactaattaatgaatttttttccttttttggcaaaagttggccttttaggtgtagtaagcatttctgaaatttcatagaaaaatattaataattggctgagatatttgcgtttttgtacccttctgggtcttGTAGATCCACCATAGCCAGCAAAGGTTAaggtatggagtggagtgatggcccagtaagcgagagaatttgagcgcgctggttcgaatcatggcttagccgccgatattttctccccctccacaagaccttgagtggtggtctggatgctagtcattcggatgagacgataaaccagggtcctgtgtgcagcatgcacttggcgcacataaaagaacccacagcaacaaaagggttgttcctggcaaaattatgttgaaaaatccactttgataggaaaaacaaataaaactgcatacaggaaaaaatacaaaaaaaaaaaaaaaaaaagggtggcgctgtagtgtagcgacgtgctctccctggggagagcagcccgaatttcacacagagaagtctgttgcgctaaaaagagaaatacagatgcAGATGTGTCAAGGGTTTGGGCATTGACAGTTACAGAATAATCAACATTTTGATTGTAGTCActcgatggaaggaaggaagtctCTTTGGGCATTATTTTCCAGTCACGAACTGTCCATGGGATGAAGGCATTCAGACTATGTCCACTTAGGCAATATACAGGGGATCTTGTCGAAGGTTTATTGAGTCCAGACTGCGCTGCTCTCTGTTGGACTGCTTCAatcttttccatttctttctttgcagTGGGGTCCTATGCAGTGCTTGTGTATTCGAAGATACACCGCTTGAGAATGAAACAGAAACTATAGATCAAGTTATCTGTCAGAGTTCAGAGCGctatggaaacagaaacatgcagTATGCTCTAACCATGAAAAAAATCGTCAGCATTTTGAAAGAAGTGAAAATTTAGATGATCCTGAGATTCATtctggctgtgtttgggggaaatTTTTCCGAATCACAAGTCAACAGATATTACCTGCTTTTGCACAtctccttgtgtatgtgtgtgtgtacacacagaagGTGAAAATGAAATATCCACTTTTAAGTTAAACCTTTAActaagatcttgtaatccatcaTTATTAATAGTAATGGTAGTGTTTACAAAGTTCATCTTGTATGGTTTATGGCGtacttttaattatttttttaatgatggcAGCAGAGTTGAGCTAGTGAAATATAGTATTATAGAGCAGTAATGTTATAAGATTAAGAATAACATATATTTATAGAAAATTATGTAAAGTATCTTGAatgttttgttgtgattttttcaGATTTACAAGTGAGGTTTGCAGCATTATGAGGCTCTCTGCCCCACTGAAAAGTCAGTATGCAAAGGTAAATGATATGGACATAGTAAAATCAGTGTGactcattcagttattgacatATTTATTCGGTAAAAGATACCAGTAAAATATGCAGTacacagaagtaaaaaaaaaaatagcatgtgGTTATAGCTTATTTTGTTAAGTGTTAAGccttatagtttcagtttctcaaggagatgtcaccATCGAccatgttcagacaaatccatacaggctGCATATctcctaggcagatgcttgatcaGCAGCGTTACAAGTCACTGACTTAGGCCTTGTAAGTCAGGTGTtgagtatatatttgtgtacttacaAGAGAATATctacaacagaattttgccagaggacaacacttatgtttcCATGTGTTCTTTCTTACTGCGCCATGTGCATGCTGCAgactggaccttggtttattgtctcatccaaacgactagatgCTTAGCATGATTTTCCTGcccaacttgggagaaaaggtgagaccaggattcgaacttaGACCCTCATatacactgtattggcagataagggtcttaaccgttttgccaccttcctctgaacgcacaatacacacacacacacacacacacacacacacacacacacacagaggctcactcAAGCATAAGAACTGAAGTTTTGCCAAAATAGTGAAATTACACTGTGCATTCATTATtttgcatttggaaaaaaaaaaaaggacatggaaTGTACATTTAGGAAGAAAATTGTTTTAAATTATGTTTCAGGAGCACAACTTGGATTTTAGTCGCCTGCTGGATGCCTCAGAGTACAAGGAGCACTACAGAGCGGACATGATCCGCTGGGGGGAGGAACGTAGGAACCAGGACCCGGCTTTCTTCTGTCAGCTGGCCATCCAAGGACCAGGGGCGGACAATCCTGTCTGGGTCATCAGCGACGCCAGACGACTGACAGATCTCCAGTATTTCCGCGAGCACTACCCACAAACCGTTACTGTGCGTTTAGAGGCTGAGGAGGCAGTACGCATTGAAAGAGGCTTTGTGTTCACACCTGGTAAGGGGggatgaaaagtgtgtgtgtatactgtgtcTGCAACCAGAACATGTTATATCTTTTTCAGGTTTGATAAACAGACGTCTTTTGGATTGGAAGTTTCCAAAGTTGAGTAAACACACAGGTCTGGCAGTCTCATTTTCATTCATGCCATTCCTTGAATTTAGTTGAAAGCTGTTTGGATGTTTGTCATGATATACTACTTCCATCTTCAACAAAACTCAAAAGAAAAACTTGGGATGATCTCAAGTGGTTGTGTCCCTTCCTTTTCTTCAGCCTGTTGGTGCTGTTCTAACGATGTGTGATTGCAGGTCTGTACAGGACAAGATAGGATTGTCTTATTAGCTTTCCATTAGGAAAACATTATCATTTAATCTTAAGGATTGTTTAAAATTTGATAAAAGTTTCTATGACACAGTTCACAGTCAGAAAAGTAGATTGTCATTTATTTTGCCTGCAATTTTTCGCTCGCATTAATTTGTTTCACTGATGGTCTATCCTTTGGTGGTGCTGCCAGGGGTGGACGATGCGGAGTCGGAGTGTGGACTGGACGGGGTGAAGGACTGGGACTGGAGGCTGAAGAACAACCATCACCAGGAGCTGGAGGACCAACTGACCCTGCTCCTCAACCATGTACAGTCCACGCTGTCCTGACCACACTCACACTTTGGGGTATCGTTGTTATTTGTACAAAGAAAATACCTGCTGTCTTTGCTGATTTGGACCTTGGCGTCTTCACCGAATGCGAATAGTTAGAATAATAAATGGGAGAAATGTTACAATGTTAGACTGTTTTATTGACTGTTGTGAAAGAGTGCTGTGATGTACAGGACACAAGCATTTTAAGTCAGACACCATGAAGAACCTGTTCTAGGGTTTTAATGTGGATGCGTTTTTGaattatggggggaaaaaaacaaacaaaaaaacctgattttaatttttgatgttgttgttatttgttatcTTTTAGCATTGGAGAAGGTTTGATTTACATTGTGATGTTGATTTTTTATTATAGAGTTAACTCTTTCATTCCTagttttctatgaaccattacttccCCTTGTTCCTAGATTCCTTTTACGCATGtatacccttcattcctggatttagagaagagaaagaaagtacgaagcagggtacttatttcggAGACTTACGGCAACGCGGTTCATAACAGTATACTAAGATTGTTATATACCGTTGtgtacagaattgatgtgagaaggtATCTGTGACCGCGTTGACTCTATacggtgacatctctggtgacactgaGGTGTAAAACAGGTGGGTTTAGGGTAAAACACAACGCATGCAAGTATGTACCATacgcaggacagtgttttgcttgcacagtgttcacatcatgcaggtactcaccgagTATGCCTCATGTATCCCAGTGCCACACTGCTGGTCACATCCAaagaaaactgtcacaattgtcactgcaGTTGTCCCTACCACATCATTGATTTGAAGTTTGTTTGCTGTCTAGAAGAGGATGTCTTTCACTACACAAGCAGCTAATGAGCCAGAATAAGAGCATTATTTACACAGTTCTATGCACATACACTATTCACAAACAAAACGTTATCTAATTACATGTCTCATTGTCACAATcaccatgtcacatgtcacacaaaggtgacacgcgTGTGGTACGCCTTGAAGCAGTCGCGCTGGTTGCTGCATAAATACACACCACACTTTTCACATTTGATTGTTGTCTTGCATTTTTTGAATGGGTTGTTGGCATAGCTGACaccagggtgtgtgtggttgtacttgttgtgtcgtgctgtgcacaCCACACAGGTATGGTTGTCACCTTCTCCGCGAACAGGCCAGTGATCTGTGCGGTCAAGACGGGG is a window of Babylonia areolata isolate BAREFJ2019XMU chromosome 22, ASM4173473v1, whole genome shotgun sequence DNA encoding:
- the LOC143297372 gene encoding phosphomevalonate kinase-like, translated to MMAGPRCVVLLSGKRKTGKDYVANILQTRFTSEVCSIMRLSAPLKSQYAKEHNLDFSRLLDASEYKEHYRADMIRWGEERRNQDPAFFCQLAIQGPGADNPVWVISDARRLTDLQYFREHYPQTVTVRLEAEEAVRIERGFVFTPGVDDAESECGLDGVKDWDWRLKNNHHQELEDQLTLLLNHVQSTLS